The Streptomyces vinaceus genome contains the following window.
CCACCAGTCTGCCAAGCTGACCACGGTAGAAGTAAGCAGCAGCAGAGCAGGTCCTGGGGCAGGGGAGCGGTAACCGGATGGATCTCGACGTCTTCGTGACGGCCCACCGGGCGGAATGGGACCGCCTGGAACAGCTGCTCGGCCGCGGCCGCAGGCTGACCGGCGCCGAGGCGGACGAACTGGTCGCGCTCTACCAGCGGGCCTCCACCCACCTCTCGCTGATCCAGTCCAGCGCCCCGGACCCGATGCTCACGGGCCGCCTGACCCAGCTCGTCGCCCGTGCCCGCGCCACGGTGACGGGCGCCCGCCGCGCGGGCTGGCGCGACGCGGCCCGCTTCTTCACCGAGGGCTTCCCGGCCGCCGTCTACCGCAGCCGCCACTGGTGGATACCGACGGCGCTGCTCTCCACGGCGGTCGGCGTACTCCTCGGCTGGTGGATAGCCACGCACCCGGAGGTCCAGGGCGCCATCGCGACCCCGGAAGACCTGAAGGCGCTCACGAAGCCGGGCGGCGGGTACGAGACGTACTACTCCAGCAACCCGGCGGGCTCCTTCGCCGCCCAGGTCTGGACGAACAACGCCCAGGCGGCCGCGGTCTGCCTGGTCCTGGGCGCGTTCCTGGGGATACCCGTGCTGTGGATCCTCTTCGTGAACATGCTGAACCTCGGCACGGGGATCGGTCTGATGGCCTCGGCGGGCCGTCTCGACGTCTTCCTCGGCCTGATCCTCCCGCACGGCCTGCTCGAACTGACCGCGGTGTTCGTGGCGGCGGGCACCGGCCTGCGCCTCGGCTGGACGGTCATCGACCCGGGCCCGCGCACCCGTAGGGCCGCCCTCGCGGAGCAGGGGCGCGCGGCGCTGGGCATGGCGATCGGCCTCGCGGTCGTGCTGTTCGTATCGGGCCTGATCGAGGGCTTCGTGACCCCGTCCGGCCTCCCCACCTGGGCCCGCATCACGATCGGCGTCGCCGCGGAGGTCCTGTTCCTGACGTACGTCTACGTCCTGGGCGGCCGCGCGGCCGCCGCCGGCGATGTGGGCGACGTGGAAGCCGCGGACCAGACGGCCACGCTGCCCACGGCGGCCTGACTGCGGCCTGACAGCGCCGATGTGCGTCGGACCCCGTTCAGCTGCTAGTCTCCTCGTCGTCCCGCAGCGACTGTTGACACCGTCGCCGTGGGGAGGTAGATTCGAACGGTTGCCTCGAACTGGACAAGTTCGGCAGTGATGGTTTAAAATCTCTCTCGCCTCCAACAGGAATTGAATTCCAGTGGGGCACAATCGACTCCTCATTCAGGAATCCGAAGCCGGGAAATCCGGTGGAAAACTTCTGATAGAGTCGGCATCGCCGGAAAGGGAAAGCGCGAAAGCGAAGACCCCGGAAAGCAAGCGGAACTGACTCTGATAGAGTCGGAAACGCAAGAACGAAGAACGAAAGCCCGGAGGAAAGCCCGCGAGGGTGAGTACAAAGGAAGCGTCCGTTCCTTGAGAACTCAACAGCGTGCCAAAAATCAACGCCAGAAGTTGATACCC
Protein-coding sequences here:
- a CDS encoding stage II sporulation protein M, with the translated sequence MDLDVFVTAHRAEWDRLEQLLGRGRRLTGAEADELVALYQRASTHLSLIQSSAPDPMLTGRLTQLVARARATVTGARRAGWRDAARFFTEGFPAAVYRSRHWWIPTALLSTAVGVLLGWWIATHPEVQGAIATPEDLKALTKPGGGYETYYSSNPAGSFAAQVWTNNAQAAAVCLVLGAFLGIPVLWILFVNMLNLGTGIGLMASAGRLDVFLGLILPHGLLELTAVFVAAGTGLRLGWTVIDPGPRTRRAALAEQGRAALGMAIGLAVVLFVSGLIEGFVTPSGLPTWARITIGVAAEVLFLTYVYVLGGRAAAAGDVGDVEAADQTATLPTAA